One genomic window of Glycine soja cultivar W05 chromosome 9, ASM419377v2, whole genome shotgun sequence includes the following:
- the LOC114367333 gene encoding VQ motif-containing protein 25-like, with protein sequence MENMRLMRKHNTTHTCMANNSHTPSSSLAMHKGSHMISKTKPKIRIIHIFAPEIIKTDVENFRELVQKLTGKPSGENLKYFCNNKKNKAIARTRVVAKREELESYSSESGMSEDHHNNTVKINNNNNNNNNGGYCWGLDVTIRDKVKEEVNGVCCSDDQSNSSGGYLGGFSDLEGFISEIGGFPLLPLDGNHMMQGLEESQLL encoded by the coding sequence ATGGAAAACATGAGGCTCATGAGGAAACACAACACTACTCACACATGCATGGCCAATAATTCACACACACCTTCTTCTTCCCTAGCCATGCACAAAGGTTCCCACATGATATCCAAAACCAAACCAAAGATTCGCATAATCCACATATTTGCACCCGAGATCATAAAAACGGATGTGGAGAACTTCAGGGAGCTTGTGCAGAAGCTAACTGGGAAACCAAGTGGAGAAAATTTGAAGTACTTTTGCAACAACAAGAAGAACAAGGCAATTGCAAGAACAAGGGTTGTGGCAAAAAGAGAGGAATTAGAATCTTATTCGAGTGAGAGTGGCATGTCAGAGGATCATCACAACAACACagtgaaaattaataataataacaataataataacaatggtGGGTATTGTTGGGGATTGGATGTGACAATAAGAGACAAAGTCAAAGAAGAGGTTAATGGGGTTTGTTGCAGTGATGATCAAAGTAATTCTTCTGGAGGATACTTGGGTGGGTTCTCTGATTTGGAAGGGTTCATTTCTGAGATTGGTGGGTTTCCTTTGCTTCCTTTGGATGGGAATCACATGATGCAAGGGTTAGAAGAATCTCAGCTTCTATAG